A genomic segment from bacterium encodes:
- a CDS encoding response regulator translates to MSSILVVEDNEGNQELLRVLLEMAGHKVTCASSADEGLRLARLMHPDLILMDMHLPGMDGYEATRLLKQDKELKMVPVIAVTAISDRHDEEVLRACGCDGYISKPIDTRQVAQDIAAVLERHLKEQGK, encoded by the coding sequence GTGAGCTCCATTCTCGTGGTTGAAGACAACGAGGGCAACCAGGAGCTCCTGCGGGTGCTTCTGGAGATGGCGGGGCACAAGGTAACGTGCGCTTCGAGCGCGGACGAGGGGCTAAGGCTCGCCCGCTTGATGCATCCTGACCTTATATTGATGGATATGCACCTTCCCGGCATGGACGGATACGAAGCGACGAGGTTATTAAAGCAGGATAAAGAGCTGAAGATGGTGCCGGTCATTGCCGTTACCGCAATCTCGGACAGGCACGACGAGGAGGTTCTTAGGGCATGCGGCTGCGACGGCTATATCTCAAAACCTATTGATACGCGCCAGGTGGCCCAGGACATAGCAGCAGTGCTCGAGCGCCACCTGAAGGAGCAGGGAAAGTGA
- a CDS encoding response regulator: MKQDENKKAQEIIEAARLKSQFLASMSHELRTPLNSVIGFSELLMDGLVGDLNEKQRHYISIIHSSGSHLLRLVNDILDYSRLEAGMLEIFNEPTEISTVIWEVLKAYNVISERKGIELKVEVEPLETILTDRRKLAQIVDNLLSNAVKFTEKGTIVIKAGKVGDKLLVSVSDTGIGIEEEEVKKVFEAFHQVDGTTTRRYEGTGLGLALVKKLLEIQGGSIDVKSAPGAGSTFTVKLPYVRFEQPAHPKDKEELKGKLPPVTDKPILVVEDNPLAANLMSVWLGEAGYKVEVATTGEEALSKALTLIPAAITLDILLPEMDGWRVLHRLKEIPETKDIPIIVVSIVEDKSFGLSLGAVDYMVKPVARVELLSKIEKLARSGRRTKRVLVIDDNPADISLIEEMLKLDGYEVLKAASGVEGLKKARADKPDLVVLDLMMPDLDGFDVMRLMESDEVTKGLPVILFTAKDLTEIDRANLSHNIRDIFTKAQLDRTSLRKKIGDLLGHKAEEET, encoded by the coding sequence TTGAAACAGGACGAAAACAAGAAGGCGCAGGAAATAATAGAAGCCGCAAGGCTTAAGTCGCAGTTTCTTGCGAGCATGAGTCACGAGCTGCGCACGCCCCTGAACTCCGTAATCGGGTTCAGCGAACTGTTGATGGACGGTCTTGTGGGCGACCTTAATGAAAAGCAGCGCCACTACATAAGTATAATCCATTCCTCGGGCTCTCACCTGCTGAGGCTGGTAAACGACATCCTTGACTACTCCCGTCTCGAGGCGGGCATGCTTGAGATATTCAACGAGCCTACTGAGATCTCGACCGTCATCTGGGAAGTGCTTAAGGCATACAACGTTATCTCCGAACGAAAGGGAATAGAGCTCAAGGTCGAGGTTGAGCCTCTCGAAACGATTCTTACCGACCGCCGCAAGCTTGCGCAGATAGTGGATAATCTCCTCTCCAACGCCGTTAAGTTCACTGAAAAGGGAACCATAGTGATTAAGGCAGGTAAGGTGGGCGATAAATTGCTTGTTTCGGTATCTGATACCGGGATAGGGATAGAGGAGGAGGAGGTAAAGAAGGTTTTCGAGGCTTTCCACCAGGTGGACGGCACTACTACCAGGAGGTATGAGGGAACCGGGCTCGGTCTGGCGCTCGTGAAGAAGCTTCTTGAGATACAGGGAGGCTCCATTGACGTCAAGAGCGCTCCAGGAGCCGGTTCTACATTCACCGTAAAGCTTCCGTACGTACGCTTCGAGCAGCCCGCGCATCCAAAGGATAAGGAGGAGCTTAAAGGAAAGCTTCCGCCTGTCACGGATAAACCTATTCTAGTCGTTGAGGATAATCCCCTCGCAGCCAACCTAATGTCCGTGTGGCTGGGCGAAGCTGGCTACAAGGTGGAGGTCGCAACAACAGGAGAGGAGGCCTTGAGCAAGGCTTTGACCCTTATACCAGCGGCCATTACACTGGATATTCTGCTTCCGGAGATGGATGGCTGGAGGGTTCTGCACAGGCTGAAGGAGATTCCCGAGACAAAGGACATTCCGATTATCGTCGTTTCAATCGTGGAGGACAAGAGCTTCGGACTTTCTCTGGGCGCCGTCGACTACATGGTCAAACCTGTTGCCAGGGTAGAGCTTCTTTCAAAGATTGAAAAGCTAGCCAGATCGGGCCGGCGGACAAAGCGGGTGCTTGTTATTGACGATAACCCTGCCGATATAAGCCTTATAGAGGAGATGCTGAAGCTGGACGGCTACGAGGTCCTCAAAGCGGCAAGCGGGGTTGAGGGACTTAAAAAGGCTCGCGCAGACAAGCCCGATCTGGTTGTTCTTGATTTGATGATGCCCGATCTGGACGGGTTCGACGTAATGAGGCTCATGGAGTCGGATGAGGTAACGAAAGGCCTGCCCGTCATCCTTTTTACCGCAAAAGACCTGACCGAGATAGACAGGGCGAACCTTAGCCACAACATCCGCGATATATTCACAAAGGCCCAGCTCGACCGCACCTCGCTGCGCAAGAAGATTGGAGACCTTCTCGGTCATAAGGCGGAGGAAGAAACGTGA
- the fusA gene encoding elongation factor G — translation MDLSKLRNIGIAAHIDAGKTTTTERILFYAKRIHRMGEVDDGAATMDWMQQERERGITITSAATVVYWKDIRINVIDTPGHVDFTIEVERSLKVLDGAVVVFCAVGGVEPQSETVWHQADRYHIPRIAFVNKMDRTGADFERVIDMMEARFSQLPVPVQIPLGSEQGFKGVIDLVEWKAIRWRDEAQGSEFIVEEMPAEHVAVAKHWRERLVNVASEVEDEILEDYMAGRKSEPGPLRAALRSLTLEGKIVPVLCGSALKNKGVQPLLDAVIHYLPSPLDVAALEGSDPEREERKIKFKPLPDEPLSALVFKLAYDQHMGPLAFTRLYSGTVKQGETVLGFPGGKRSRVQKLFLPHSNHFEEVAKLEAGEIGLLSGLRHITTGSTLSDQKHPIVYEAMRFPEPVIHQAVEPHTKADEAKLGRALEIMQLEDPTFGVRIDPETGQTLVSGMGELHLEIIVDRIQKEFRVPVRVGKPQVSYRETVTEKVERKATFAKVIGTKSHYAAVTVRVEPHEGGKDARVKLKDEIPREFLQAIETTLSESFSAGQLLGFPVANVRATVTEVEFREEEASDIAFKAATSQAFREAYEQASPALLEPIMDLEIITPEEYLGDVISDLGSRRGKIELLENIKEQKLVKAFLPLSQSFGYATALRSVSQGRASFAMHFSHYSLLPEEERRKLFQYLILTP, via the coding sequence ATGGATCTGTCGAAGCTTCGCAACATAGGTATAGCCGCACATATAGATGCGGGAAAAACCACCACTACGGAGAGGATTCTTTTTTACGCTAAGAGGATACACCGCATGGGAGAGGTCGACGACGGCGCCGCTACAATGGACTGGATGCAGCAGGAACGCGAGAGGGGCATTACTATAACTTCAGCTGCGACAGTTGTTTACTGGAAGGACATAAGGATAAATGTAATCGATACGCCGGGTCATGTGGACTTCACGATAGAGGTTGAGCGCTCGCTCAAGGTGCTGGACGGAGCAGTAGTCGTCTTCTGCGCTGTAGGAGGCGTTGAGCCTCAGTCTGAAACCGTGTGGCATCAGGCGGACCGCTACCATATCCCGAGGATCGCATTCGTGAACAAGATGGACCGCACGGGCGCCGACTTCGAGCGGGTCATTGACATGATGGAGGCTCGCTTCAGCCAGCTCCCCGTCCCGGTGCAGATACCGCTCGGCTCGGAGCAGGGCTTCAAGGGCGTCATAGACCTGGTGGAGTGGAAGGCTATCAGGTGGAGGGACGAGGCCCAGGGTTCGGAGTTCATCGTGGAAGAGATGCCGGCCGAGCACGTCGCCGTTGCAAAGCACTGGCGCGAGAGGCTCGTGAACGTCGCATCAGAGGTGGAGGATGAGATTCTAGAAGATTACATGGCCGGTCGCAAGAGCGAGCCGGGACCACTCAGAGCAGCGCTGCGCTCGCTCACGCTTGAAGGAAAGATTGTGCCCGTCTTGTGCGGCTCGGCGCTCAAGAACAAGGGCGTTCAGCCGCTCCTGGATGCGGTCATCCATTACCTGCCATCGCCGCTGGACGTTGCAGCGCTCGAGGGTTCTGATCCTGAGCGCGAGGAGCGAAAGATTAAATTCAAACCCCTGCCCGACGAGCCATTATCCGCGCTCGTGTTCAAGCTCGCATACGACCAGCATATGGGTCCTCTTGCATTCACTCGTCTTTACTCCGGAACCGTAAAGCAGGGCGAGACCGTACTCGGTTTTCCGGGAGGCAAGCGCTCGAGGGTGCAAAAGCTCTTTCTCCCCCACTCCAATCACTTCGAGGAGGTTGCGAAGCTCGAGGCAGGCGAGATAGGTCTTTTGTCCGGTCTGCGGCACATAACCACAGGCTCAACGCTTTCTGACCAGAAGCACCCAATAGTGTACGAGGCAATGCGCTTTCCGGAGCCCGTCATCCACCAGGCAGTTGAACCGCACACGAAAGCGGACGAGGCAAAGCTCGGCCGCGCGCTAGAGATAATGCAGCTCGAGGACCCTACATTCGGCGTCCGAATAGACCCCGAGACCGGACAGACGCTCGTTTCGGGAATGGGCGAGCTTCATCTGGAGATTATCGTTGACCGGATTCAGAAGGAGTTCCGGGTCCCCGTGCGCGTGGGCAAGCCGCAGGTATCGTACAGGGAGACCGTAACGGAGAAGGTGGAGCGCAAGGCTACATTCGCGAAGGTCATTGGTACAAAGAGCCACTATGCCGCAGTCACGGTGAGGGTGGAGCCTCACGAGGGTGGAAAGGACGCGAGGGTCAAGCTGAAGGATGAGATTCCGCGCGAGTTCCTGCAGGCGATTGAGACGACGCTTTCAGAATCCTTCTCTGCAGGACAGCTTCTCGGCTTTCCTGTCGCGAACGTGCGCGCTACAGTCACCGAGGTCGAGTTCAGGGAGGAGGAAGCGTCCGACATCGCATTCAAGGCCGCGACATCGCAGGCGTTCCGGGAGGCGTACGAGCAGGCGTCGCCCGCGCTTCTCGAGCCGATAATGGACCTCGAGATAATAACGCCCGAGGAGTATCTGGGCGACGTCATCTCCGACCTGGGCTCGCGCCGCGGCAAGATTGAGCTTTTAGAGAACATTAAGGAGCAGAAGCTTGTTAAAGCGTTTCTGCCCCTTTCGCAGAGCTTCGGCTACGCGACCGCGCTGCGCTCCGTAAGCCAGGGCCGCGCCTCCTTCGCCATGCACTTCTCGCACTACAGCCTCCTGCCCGAGGAGGAGCGCAGAAAACTCTTCCAGTACCTGATACTAACCCCGTAA
- a CDS encoding radical SAM protein, producing MDFIDQLRERVKMSAVSRELFYKLLKTKSLNGNSFYNYFYRRRIKRIISAHEEFPETVAVESSAYCNSRCIMCPSSTMSRTKGIMSWSRFADIADECAEHGVQKLYLSGFGESLLDKGLEQKVSYAHSKGVKTSIVTNASLLDRSRALGLIEAGLDEVNISLDGASTEVYNRIRTGLDFDSVVENVRTLAFARRGGRPRIQIEMVLLGSNSSQIPALRREWARVADSILVRQPQDWLKSVSLDPVVYTPHRGREGAWPPCIYPFTQLSVYWDGTVPVCCLDYDAEGSVGVQGSESLYAIWHGKKMKFYRERHLAARKVGLSPPCDRCSYFSVWW from the coding sequence ATGGATTTTATCGACCAGTTGAGGGAACGCGTCAAGATGTCTGCGGTTTCTCGTGAGCTCTTTTACAAATTACTGAAGACGAAATCGCTTAACGGAAATTCCTTCTACAATTACTTTTACCGCCGCCGAATAAAACGGATCATCTCCGCGCACGAGGAATTTCCCGAAACGGTGGCCGTTGAATCATCCGCATACTGCAATTCCAGATGCATCATGTGCCCCTCCTCCACAATGAGTCGCACAAAAGGAATAATGTCATGGTCCCGCTTCGCCGATATCGCGGATGAATGCGCCGAGCACGGGGTCCAAAAGCTCTATCTTTCGGGGTTCGGCGAGTCGCTCCTCGACAAAGGGCTGGAGCAGAAGGTTTCCTACGCTCATTCCAAGGGGGTAAAAACCTCTATCGTTACGAACGCTTCTCTCCTCGACCGTTCGCGGGCGCTGGGGCTTATCGAAGCCGGCCTGGACGAGGTAAACATCTCGTTGGACGGCGCGAGCACCGAGGTTTACAACCGTATCCGCACGGGACTTGACTTTGATTCGGTCGTGGAGAATGTGCGAACATTGGCGTTTGCAAGACGAGGCGGAAGGCCAAGGATTCAAATCGAGATGGTGCTCCTGGGATCCAACTCATCCCAGATACCCGCTCTCCGAAGAGAGTGGGCTCGGGTTGCCGATTCAATCCTGGTTCGCCAGCCGCAGGACTGGCTTAAAAGCGTAAGTCTTGACCCCGTGGTTTACACCCCTCATCGCGGACGAGAGGGCGCGTGGCCGCCGTGTATCTACCCTTTTACGCAGCTCAGCGTCTACTGGGACGGCACCGTTCCCGTGTGTTGTCTTGATTACGATGCTGAGGGCAGCGTGGGCGTGCAAGGCAGCGAAAGCCTTTACGCGATCTGGCACGGCAAAAAAATGAAGTTCTATAGAGAAAGGCACCTGGCTGCCCGCAAGGTGGGCCTTTCCCCGCCCTGCGACCGCTGCTCGTATTTCTCCGTCTGGTGGTAG
- a CDS encoding response regulator: MNAKPPQHKVLVVDDDPHLLNLLEIRLSEQSFDVTVASSANVALEKAIANPPDIVIADIMMPGMDGYALCGKIRASENLHNIPFIFLSALADTQDKVKGLRLGADDYLTKPFEFRELLARIEILLDRYSRYRETFKREEESEVATSGRIEDLGVIDLLQMLSFGQKTGEVSLESSGEQGALYLAAGRLIAANYRNKHGLAALPTLLSWSDGTFKVKLTESLSVIPSIENQTDEAIFESLRELDEAERIKQELDIDAVPALKPGSEPSTDGERVVCELADGKISVREMLLESPLSDFDTLEALKSMIASGAVELAGKAAHEKTEAKEEEEESFDTKPQPVTHVFNLVVIGTDRDSRNIFIHTISGEEEAERPEDKVLNFGKVIIGPYQFNMYGLPGAKRFAPLWQTFVAKVQGMILLANSAVEEEVSNLKFALALLRERVSGPAVIINTDPTKPEIELGNEFRGTRTMTCLPSDRIKSAGILKDLAKEIAR; encoded by the coding sequence GTGAACGCCAAGCCGCCTCAGCACAAGGTCCTCGTCGTAGACGACGACCCGCATCTCTTGAATCTTCTGGAGATAAGGCTCTCAGAACAGAGTTTTGACGTGACCGTGGCTTCGAGTGCGAACGTCGCGCTCGAGAAGGCGATTGCGAACCCGCCGGACATAGTCATCGCCGATATAATGATGCCGGGCATGGACGGCTACGCCCTGTGCGGAAAGATAAGGGCATCCGAAAACCTGCACAACATCCCCTTCATCTTTCTTTCCGCGCTCGCCGATACTCAGGACAAGGTTAAAGGTTTAAGATTGGGCGCCGATGACTATCTCACGAAGCCGTTCGAGTTCCGCGAGCTTCTTGCGCGAATCGAGATACTGCTCGACCGCTATTCCCGCTACCGCGAGACGTTCAAGCGCGAAGAGGAGTCCGAAGTTGCGACATCTGGAAGGATTGAGGATCTGGGAGTCATCGATCTCCTGCAGATGCTTTCCTTCGGCCAGAAGACCGGCGAGGTGAGCCTTGAATCGTCGGGCGAACAGGGAGCGCTCTATCTCGCGGCCGGGAGGCTGATAGCCGCCAACTACAGGAACAAGCACGGCCTAGCGGCGCTTCCTACGCTCCTTTCATGGTCGGACGGAACCTTCAAGGTCAAGCTTACGGAGAGCCTTTCCGTTATCCCGTCCATTGAGAACCAGACCGACGAAGCGATATTCGAGTCCTTAAGGGAGCTTGACGAGGCGGAGCGGATAAAGCAGGAGCTCGATATCGATGCTGTTCCCGCGCTCAAGCCCGGAAGCGAGCCGTCTACAGACGGAGAGCGAGTCGTTTGCGAACTGGCGGACGGAAAGATTAGCGTAAGAGAGATGCTTCTTGAGAGTCCCTTATCGGATTTCGATACGCTTGAGGCGCTGAAATCGATGATCGCATCGGGCGCGGTCGAGCTTGCAGGCAAGGCGGCGCATGAGAAGACCGAGGCGAAGGAAGAGGAAGAAGAGTCGTTCGACACGAAGCCGCAGCCCGTTACACACGTATTCAACCTCGTCGTGATAGGAACCGACCGCGATTCCCGCAACATCTTCATTCATACCATTTCGGGCGAGGAAGAGGCCGAAAGGCCGGAGGACAAGGTACTGAACTTCGGGAAGGTGATTATAGGCCCTTACCAGTTCAACATGTACGGCCTGCCAGGAGCCAAGCGCTTTGCTCCCCTGTGGCAGACATTCGTGGCTAAAGTCCAGGGGATGATCCTTCTTGCCAACTCCGCAGTCGAGGAGGAGGTGTCCAATCTCAAGTTCGCCCTCGCTCTCTTGAGGGAGCGCGTCTCAGGACCTGCCGTAATAATTAACACCGATCCGACAAAACCCGAAATAGAGCTGGGCAACGAATTCCGCGGCACCCGCACAATGACCTGCCTGCCTTCGGATCGCATCAAATCCGCAGGAATCCTTAAGGATTTAGCCAAGGAAATCGCCCGTTAA